Part of the Antechinus flavipes isolate AdamAnt ecotype Samford, QLD, Australia chromosome 2, AdamAnt_v2, whole genome shotgun sequence genome is shown below.
GTGGCCATTATTTCCAAGAAACTCTTAACAGAACTGGccatatattttgatttatattcatttgtgTGGAATACCCTAAATGGCTTTTCCTTGGATTCTCAGAACGACAACAACCATAACCCAAGTCAATCGTTTGTTCCCCTACAGGAGGAAAGTGGAGTCATTGCATTGCTTATAGATTATAAGATGTGGTTATGTTTGTAGCCACAGACAAGAAGCTTCAGAAGTGCAGTCATACGACAATAAAATTCTAGATTTCTTAAATTGTACTATCTCtaattctgattccaaatttactTCTCTAACATACCTTTTCTATTTTTAGCCTCAATGTTAGCACCTAATTCTATTAAGTATCGTACAGTGTCCAGTCTACAGCTTTCAATGGCTCTCATTAAAGGTGTTGAATTGTTGATTGAAGGTGCATCTATTATAGCTCCATTCTTAACAAGAAGTTCAACAATATCCTGGTGACCTGCATGGCATGCATGATGGAGTGGAGTCCACAGGAAATTATCTGTTTCATTAACATTggccctgtttaaaaaaaaaaaaaaagttgtattgaTTAATGATTCTAGATTACTttcaagttactttttttttaaagttaaatctaAGTTGAACTTTTAAGGTACTATTGCATTAGCAAGGTGGTACAGTGTATAAAGCtctgggcctggattcaggaaaaaatgaattcaaatgcagccttagacacttaatagctctgtgatcctggacaagtcatttaacctattttcctaagttccttatctataaaacaaattggagaaggaaatggcaagctactccattatctttgccaagactatcccaaatgggatcacagagagtcagacatgattcaaatgaacaacaacattatttcatcattttttatgaagCTTCTTCAAACTAAGTAAGTAATGACTACAGTAAAATAACTTGCCATAAATTTCAATGGGacttgcaattttaaaaataattttgtttttttctttgcctttgtctTTATCAAACTTGCTACATGACAAAATAGCAACAGTTCatgtttatataatactttataatttatGATGTACTTTCCTTACAGTAACCCCAAGTagcaagcaaaataaatattatcaCCCCATTATACCAATAAAGAAAGTGAGGGTCAGAGAGATTAAaagatttgttctttgttttaaagCCAGTAAGTCTTCAAGTCATGACTAGAACTGGCTATTTTGACTTTGAAGTCAGTGTTTATTTTTACCTCACCTTACTGCCTCTAACTGCTTTAAGTATGTATGCATGCGTCCTGTGTGTATATAAATCTAAAGGTATATGCCTATATTCAGGCATATAATAAACtaatagatacacatacatatagatacccATCTGAATgctcacatacatatattttttacatttacatacacatatgcacatacatttacataatatatacacatttatatatgtacatatatacatacatatatttacataaacatacatatatagatgtaaatCAGAGTTCATGGGAAAAGCACAAAGAGATAATCCAATTTTggatatgtattttttcttaacACACTGCTACTTGTAAAAGTAATTCTTATGTCTACTCCCAAGCATAATATTTTAGTTTCAAATCTGCATTATCTCATAAAGGCAACTGTCAAATAGATTTGCAAAGAAGCTATTctttactggaaaaaaattaactcGTGtgctttagaaggaaaaaaaattcacctcTTGCTTGAATTGACGGAGtgtctcaattaaaaaaaaaaaaaagacatctccAAAAAGAACAACCCCAAACCATTTAAAAAGAGCATCCCCAAACCATTTAGTGGTCCCAATAGTTAACTAATTAGATTAGGGGAAGTCTGGAAATCTGATGGTCTAGCCATTTGCATTCCTTACTGCTACATGGAACTTGGGGTTGGGGGTGAAGGTGGGGTGGGGAATTGTTCTTTCCAACAAGCAGTATCTTCTTTCACCAAGGTGGTAGGAGTCTACTCTTCCACAGGAGAGTAAGGAGGGTAAGCCACAGATGATGacctattgatcacaaaagaaaTCCAGAAGTTCTCCTGTGGCTTTAAGAGAGTTCCTCTCTAGATCTGCAGAAAGCAAAAGGATTTGAAGAGATCACTGGTAATCATGATTTTACTCAATACCCTAAGGAGTCCAGCAGGGAGTTagcacagaaaaacaaaatgctttcaGGGAAATCAGTAAAATTCTAGAGTGCAATATTGATATCCTAATCTTTATTACaatttcttttgttcttgaagaatgATGACCAGAAAAAGCTTCACCAAACAAAGTAACATACCCCCTTTCAAGAAGAAATTTCACAGCATCTATGTTTCCACATTCACATGCGGCCATTAATGGAGTTCTATGAAATTTGTCCTTCATATCTACTGGTATTCCTGcttcaaatgcttttttcagGGATGCCAGATCTCCAGCTTTAGTGATGTAATTAATATCGCAGTATACTTTTCCAGGGTCATCAATATACCAGTTAGAATCATCCTGAATGGGATGTCTAGGTGGAAGATCTCGATTAAATCTATTGCAGTCTGTAACGTTTTGGTAAGTTTCAATCATATAATAAGGAGGCCCGCCCTCCTTTCGGTGTGGAAATACATTTTCAGGAATATAAGGGACtggaagaggaagaacaaatttgcctttctttgccttcttgccccttcccttcttctttttcttgggtCCATAGGATCCCAGTACAAAGGACTTTTGCAAATATCTAGTCCCTTTAAAGAATTCATTAATGTTAACACCTGCTCCTCGGGTCTTTTCATGTTGCTGAGCAACAATTGCTAATTCTTCACTGGTTGCTATGTTTTGCATATCCTCAAGCATAATCACAAAGTCCTCTTTAGTTATAGTTCCATTGCCACGGTCCAGAGGAGCAAAGATCTCTCGCAATTCTTTTTCATGTTCATCAGACCAGTCATGTAATCTAACAGCCCAGGGGGGATTTGGATTTTTCACTCCAGGCCTGGCTAGCTTTTTGGCAATTCGTTCAGCTCTGCGTATTTCTTTAGATGCTGCCTTGAAGCCACCGTCCTTAGCAACATTTCTTGGTGTCTTGTGATCTAAATTCTTCCATGTTAGTTCACATCCTAAAAAAACCCACATATTTCTTTACTAATTGGGCAAAAGACTGGCAtggcttttttgttgttctaaaaggactacaaaataaatttgtataaTATTCAAACAATTATTGCATATTTTTACAATTCTAACATAATCATGGTTATTTCTATAATTGTGAGGACATTTACATAGGACAAGATTGCTCAGAAATAGAATATGTCTTTCAACTCTTATAAAATTGAAACAGTGTCCACAACATGGCTAATCCCTCCTCAGACTCAAATCTCAATCTTTCTATGCCCTTgggaattgtttaaaaaaaaaaaaaacaccattatCACCCTCTGGCCAATCTGGTGATGGATATTTCTTTGTACTCAGATAGGATGTCCTCAGAGATTTAAGTCCAAATGCTTCCTGAAGGCTTTCCAATTTTGTAGAACAGGTAAAGGTAAAGGAAATCAGAGCAAATGTTGTAATTTAATACAGTATATTTGTAGACATTGTGGTTCAAACAGCAATCATCTGGAAGATTCTAGGGAATACAAATTTGGCAACGAATTTCCTTCCCAAAGTTCCCAGAACTCAGATCTAACATCAGGAAATATCTTAGAAGAATAAGCAAGTAAAAAAGGACCCTAACATCAGAAGCAATTATGTTGAAAGGGATGCTCAAGACATACCCATAAGAAGAGAATGAATCTCAAAACCTTACAATGTTTCAAAGAGAAAGGAGCTTGGATATAAAATCCACTAGAAAAAGAtgaactagtttttttttttaaagcacttaaaatgattttatatttaaatgaaatgagaaaactagaagaaaaatggaaaagaaattaggagcatggaagaaagaaatggaaagtgaaTTAATAGCTtggcagagaagctaaaaatcttaacaaattctttgaaaattagaatggatcaaAGAAAAGTTGAGTTCTCCAAAACGAGATCAAAataatgggggggagggagggggaatgaaaaacatgtaaaatatctcatagaAAACAAAACGATCTAAAAAACAGATCAAGAGAAGATTTAAGTATTGCACTATAtctaaaagtcatttttaaaaagccttgatACTATAAGAAAATTCAAAACTCTCCAGATCTCTTAGAACTAAagggcaaaatggaaataaagaataCACACTTGTCCCAATTAATTTTGGGAGGTCATTGGTGAAATAATGCAACTTATATCCCTGTACCCAAAAAATTACCTGTATAACATCCCCAAAAAGTGGTCTTCTATCCTCTTCTTAAAGATATCTAAAATAGGGGAACACTATTTTTTCCCAAAGCAGCCATCCCACTTCTGGGCAGCACCAATTATTAAGAACTGACATCAGAACTAAATATACCTCTTTCCAGTTCCCCATACAGTGTTCCTATACTGTTCTGCTTTTAAGACCAAAGAACAAGTCTAATCAAGATTTAcacatgacaacccttcaaattcCTGAATTCATCTACCATCTATTCTCTGAGTCTTTTCTTCTATGGGATCAAGAttcctttaaatttcaaaaaatcttCATCTGACATGGACTCAAAGGCCTTTAATATTTAGGATTCCCTCTTCTGGATACTCTATATTTCAtcaatatcctttctaaaatatattattaaggaGTGAACACAGTACATCAATTGTGATCGGACCCGTCCAGCAAACAATAAAATTGTTACCTCGTTGGACAACTAGGAAGTGCAATGAATAAaacaccaggcctggaatcaggaaaacctgaattaaaatctggcctcagacatttactcactgtgtgatcctgggcaagtcacttaacattgtttgcctgggtttcctcatctgtaaaatgacatgaaaatgagaatggaaatggaatgaaaggagaaagaaatggcaaaccagtcaagtatctttgccaagaaaaccccaatggggtcacaaaaagtcagacacaactaaaatgactgaacaacattatCTTCTGATTCCTAATCATTAAACATTTCAATGTAGTTCAGTTTACTAAGACCTCTAGATCTTTTTCAAAGTCCTATCTTATACAAGTGAAGTTTTTCTTTAATCTCAGCATACGAATCTCTTATTTGTCCCTACTGAATTTCATCTTTGTAAACTAAGTTCAAGGTTCTTTTCCCTCaagatctttttatatttttactttcagataatatatatatatatatatatatatatatatatatatatatatatatatatatatgctattctTACCTTTGCATCATCTGCAAACTTGATGGGCACATGCCTTTAATCCTAGATAGAGTTTAGTTCTATAATTACAGATTTACATACTATATTTCCATGTTCAATATGAGGTAAAAATAGTCAGGTGAGATAAAAAAAGGTAGAGGTttactcatcaaaaaaaaatgcaaatatctttctttttgcacttaaacataaaagaaagcccattccatatacacacaaaataccTGATACAACAAAGAACACAATTAAATGAATTCACACAATGGCCCTGTCCAAAAAGCTGTTTCTTTCTGTAATCTGATTTCTATTACCTCTATGTTAGAAGGTTGGAAAACATATGTTATTATAGTTATCAGGAGACATGGTTAATCATTATGACTgtagttcttaaatctttcaaaattgtatcctttcattattaaataattacatttttcaATATTGTTGCTTTTGTAaaaaatgttctcctgatttgcttTACTCTGCTTCAGTTCATATTATCCAAGATTCTACTCAagtcttttgtcatttcttcctagatttctcttttatttcagaATTCCAACATAACTGATCATTTCAGAAGGAATGTTTGAACATCCTCTACTCCTTGTTGTCCTTATTAGAGAATGGAACACAAAACTTTTCAGGGTAACTTTTTACTGCTTATAAGTTTATCTTTTGActttcagaatattatatttgaaaatctattTTTAGTAGGAACTTCCAAGTCTTGTAAATATTAACagtgctttttatatatttgacttgtttctttctggattcttgtagtatttttctttgatatagaaGCTCTAAGTTTTGCTTATGATATTCTTGAgactttttcttttagattttattgagataatcagTAGGTACTTTCTATATTATCTTTGCAATCTGATTCTAACAAATCTGGGCAGTTTTCACTTATAACTTTTCTGAAAAATAgcatagtcttttttttccttcttaaatcaTGGTTTCTTAATAAACCATTGATTCTTAATTATCTCTCCCTGAACTATTTTCCAGGTAATTTGTTATATCTGATATCTTACacttttcttctattaaaaaatcttgcttttctctctctctctctctctctctctctctctttttattttttttgctatttcatgGACCCATGATTTTTGTCTGGTCCATTCGAGGTTAAAAGGAGTTATTATATGGTGAAGatttatttcttcctattctatttgtttccaatttttttcttgtctcttgcATTGGTTttttctatatatgcatatagtacTTGTGGAAAAATCTTTTTCCTATGTTAAGTGATTACtgttatttttaacaaaaattattaggtagtacagtggatagaacattaatTAGCAAGACCTGGAACctagaagacctcagttcaaatctaatcttagaAACTTATTAGACTATAtgcctgagaaagtcatttaaatttctgTTTCTCACAGTtacctcaaatataaaatgggagtaataatagcacctacttctcccCAGGTCGTTGAGCATCAAATGAGtgaatattttaaagtacttggCATAATGCCAAGAACgtagtgggcatttaataaattcctgTTCCTTTCTTGAGGATCTATTTATAGATCTAAATAGTTTTTTGATATTGGTCTGTGTCTTTATTCATATCTCcatgtttttttccctgaattgGGGCCCTTATGGTGATTTTTTATGACATGTCTGGCTACGCTTGGTGTTGCCTGGAGTTACCTGGTCTCTTGTACCAACTTCCTGCTCCTTGGATTTGCTTTTTCTTGGATCTGTGAGGTTTAGAATCATGAAATTCTATAGCACTGGAACATAGAGGACTAGGAACCTTGGAATCCTTTGGGTACTGTGGCTTTAGTACCAGGACTGGTTGCTATTTCTCCCCAATCCCGTGAAGAAGCTGTGAGCTTCTACATAGCCTTGGACTTTCTGACTATCCAGGGCTTTCCTGTAGGTACTCCTTTGAATAGGTAGAATCTTGCAGACTACCATTATCTTCCCTATCCATACTTAGGAGGCTACTGAAAATAGTGCTGATGCTGCAAATGGACCTTTGGTGAAAGAGCAGGCTTTCCAagaattcctgataaaaagaccgGAGTTGCTTAGAAACATTGATATGCAAACACAAGAGTCAAAGGAAATATGAGATAAATATGAGGAACAAtcataagaaacaaaaacaaattcgaAATCAAAAGGATGGCCAAAACAATTgctgaatggatgaataaacCATGCTATATGAAATCTGTTGAAATACTACTGTACTATATAAGAAATGCTGTGAGAAATAGAATATTTCAAAGACATGGAAAGCCTCATATGAACTGACGCAAAATGAAGCAAGCAGtactagaaaaaaaagtatattgtaacaattatttttaacagttttgaaaattaataaagtATGAAATGAGCAAATTCAAGAAGACAATTCATACAAGAAGAATAGCATTGTAAAGTCAAATATATTTGAAAGCTGTAAGAATTCTTATCAATGCAACAACTATCCATGGTTTCAGAGGACTGGTGATTTTAAAGGACTGATGATTAAATTTGTTGTCCACATCTTGATAACAGAGGTAATGGAGTCAGATTATAGaatgaaaaatatgttttctgAGTAAGGCCAATGAtgtagtttgttttgtttgcctatgcaaattttttttcttattttaatgggGTAtgggtgggaaggaaagaaaaaaagttctattcattaaaatataacattttaaaaaatgaaaaatggtaaagtaaacttaattctatttttttttttttgctgaggcaattggggttaagtgacttgcccagggtcacacagctaggaagtgttaaacttatctgagaccacatttgaattcaggtcctcctaaattcagggctagtgctctatctactgcaccacctaactacccccacttaattctattttttaaagagaaataagaaaatggggaaaatcttAGTTGTCATTTTCTCTGAAACAAGTCTCATTTCTTAGACaattgactcaatttttttttaaaagagccatTTTAAAAGGATAGTAAAGGTCAtaagcatttttcaaaaaaagaaatttaagctaTCAAGTTTcacataaaatactttaaatcattattagtgaaattcacattaaaacaactctaagtaCCATCCCATACCCAACAGATTAGCaagttgacaaaataaaaaattacaaatattatcatgaTTGTAAGAAAATAAGTACATTCATGCATTGCTTGTGGAGTTGTAACCAGGAgcagccattctagaaagcaaattgaaactattcctaaACACTGACTAAATTATATGCTATCTCTTGATCCAGTGAAACTGCTACttggtctatattccaaagagatcaaaaaaggggggaaatctgTAATTACAAGTATTCAGAACActtttttcatggtggcaaagaattgggaactgAGGAAGATCCACCAATTGAGGAATGAATGATTGCTTGAACAAATGATGATACAcaaatatgatgaaatactattgtgttgtaagaaatgatgaaagggatagtttcagagaatcctgggaagACTTGTTTAACATGATGCTTAAACAAAGTGAGCTAAgccaatattataaagacaaacaacctTGAAAGATTTAATGACTTCCTACTTATATGgctttggcaaatcacttcatcctcaatttcctcaactgcaaaatgagattaaactagatggcctctgaagttctCTCCTGCTCTCATTCAATAATTCCGTGTCCCCTGTTTCCAAAAGGTACTGATATTTTcgcaatattaggaaaagtgattgtcactttttttccttatgaGATCCATCTTGTAGATTTTATAGTTCCTGTCCTGTTGATCAGAAGAGTAAGAATGGGATGGGTATTACACTGagatctatttattcctatagcaattagaaataaaaactttattgcCTTGCTTGCTCAAGTGACTTAAAATAAGAGATGATTGAGTTCCAGTTGAAATATCTCAAAGGCTGAATCCACTTAGCTCTATGATCTTCCAAACCACAATAGTTCTAaaagaaagaatgcttcaatATTCAAAGAATTTAAGTCTACCTGAATTCAGGAtataaaatgatgtttttgtCTCATTCTCAAATTATTGAAACctacttatattttaataaaatttctgtTAACCTGAGGCTGTATTACTAAATCACTAATGTTATCCTTTTGGCAATAAAGTGAGACctgaaagataaggaagaaaaaactacATATGGTCAATCCTCAAAAGATCAGTTTATGGCATAGCGTTGTAAGAAGGCcaataaactaaaatattttatccCAAGGAAAATAGTGAGAACAGTTTCTAGTATATTTATGACATACTTCAAAGTATTTTTAAGAGTGGAGAACTCACTCCAAAATCAACAATCTGCAAATATTATTAAAGGAAATATGAAACTAGGATAACCAAAAATATTCTTATACTTAAGAATCTCTCCCTCagacattttcaaatatttaaaatgtcttatttatgagaaaaaaaggtCCACAATGAAAAATTACAGTTAATTCTTTATAACTTAC
Proteins encoded:
- the ANKEF1 gene encoding ankyrin repeat and EF-hand domain-containing protein 1 isoform X3, whose amino-acid sequence is MRLLEKGANPNAINSSTGRTALMEAAREGEIDVVRGILERGGDVNAYDNERQHASHFAAKGGFFEILKLISAYNGDLGIIAMNGNTPLHYAAMGGYADCCKFITQRGCELTWKNLDHKTPRNVAKDGGFKAASKEIRRAERIAKKLARPGVKNPNPPWAVRLHDWSDEHEKELREIFAPLDRGNGTITKEDFVIMLEDMQNIATSEELAIVAQQHEKTRGAGVNINEFFKGTRYLQKSFVLGSYGPKKKKKGRGKKAKKGKFVLPLPVPYIPENVFPHRKEGGPPYYMIETYQNVTDCNRFNRDLPPRHPIQDDSNWYIDDPGKVYCDINYITKAGDLASLKKAFEAGIPVDMKDKFHRTPLMAACECGNIDAVKFLLERGANVNETDNFLWTPLHHACHAGHQDIVELLVKNGAIIDAPSINNSTPLMRAIESCRLDTVRYLIELGANIEAKNRKGQDVLDIAKAFADTRIINYIQEKIDRLPKAVETKGKIIKPLPKTKLAPKGAGPTEISKEEESLPPVYNIPHIKEVKAPVKDNVVHLNNLITSGVTKKVNITFVPRRLWSPEASTAELVKKREMRRERYGYEVDFEDFMMPFQKNITEKAQALEASMAS
- the ANKEF1 gene encoding ankyrin repeat and EF-hand domain-containing protein 1 isoform X2 translates to MALADKRLENLQIYKVLQCVREGNKKQIEKLTKMGYPELINFTEPTNGVSALHLASVSNDVEMVSFLLQLGAHPDVQDRKGCTPTMRAAELGHDLTMEKLAAAEADMTIVDNEGKGILFYCLLPTKRHYRCVLIALENGADVNNCTFDGTPVFLKACEEAHQIKDVCMRLLEKGANPNAINSSTGRTALMEAAREGEIDVVRGILERGGDVNAYDNERQHASHFAAKGGFFEILKLISAYNGDLGIIAMNGNTPLHYAAMGGYADCCKFITQRGCELTWKNLDHKTPRNVAKDGGFKAASKEIRRAERIAKKLARPGVKNPNPPWAVRLHDWSDEHEKELREIFAPLDRGNGTITKEDFVIMLEDMQNIATSEELAIVAQQHEKTRGAGVNINEFFKGTRYLQKSFVLGSYGPKKKKKGRGKKAKKGKFVLPLPVPYIPENVFPHRKEGGPPYYMIETYQNVTDCNRFNRDLPPRHPIQDDSNWYIDDPGKVYCDINYITKAGDLASLKKAFEAGIPVDMKDKFHRTPLMAACECGNIDAVKFLLERGANVNETDNFLWTPLHHACHAGHQDIVELLVKNGAIIDAPSINNSTPLMRAIESCRLDTVRYLIELGANIEAKNRKGITSTSL